CATTTATTTTAACAGAGAAGgtagtgggtgggtggatagtgAGTTGCTGCCAGCCACACACCTGCAGGTCTGAAGCTGCTCCACAGGTCTCTGACCATCCTCTGAGATCTCTGGGCATGTGCTCTTGGTAGTGCAAATCTTAGGTTTAAAAAATATCTGGGGATTCAGCTCAGTGGGTAGTAGAAAGCTTGCTCAGCAGGCacgaagccctggattcaatccccaagCACCAGAAATCCCCATAGCATGTGTCTAaacccagcagctgggaggcagaggcaggaggaacagaagtttaAGATCATTCTCAGCTTCATGGAGAACTGGAGGCCAGTTAGGttatttgagaccctgtctcaataaaagaaCAGGAGAGTACAGGAAGTTCCTTGAAGACCTAAGCTCAGATCTGGTACATTGCCACTCTGCTCACAGCTTTGGGCAAGGTGAGCTACACAATCAAGTCCAAGCTGAGAGCGAAGATGCATGCCCACCTACAAAGAGATCTTGGGGAAACACTGTGCTGCAGAGTGGAAAAGAACAGGACCGTCGGCTTAGAAGGGCCCTGAAGAAGATGATGGGAAGAAACCACGAGGTGGGAGGAGCTAGAGGCAGGGCGTACAGTGGTGTGGTGGCAATGGGAGACACGGGAGGGGACCTCACGTGAGACCTACAACCATTTATTGGTGTTCTGCTCTGGGTCCTTGACAAACATAGGCAGCcttgttccatttttattttattttattttatttttatctaaatgtggtggccttttattttttttaaattctttttttttattgagaaaagggaaaaaaaaacaagtttccacctcctcccagcctcccatttcccttcccctcctcccacccttccccccctgatctattgggagctcaccaaggccagctggactgtgactgaaaaagcatgggatataactggtctctctgaacatggcgaacaatgaggactgatgagaagctaaggacaatggcacggggttttgatcctacataatgtgctggctttgtgggagcctagccagtttggatgttcaccttcctaaatatggacggaggggggaggacctaggacttaccacagggcagggaaccctgactgcccattggactggagagggagggggagaggagtggggggagggggagaaagcttgttccatttttaaatctgTATAGACAGCAGATTCTAAACTGTATGCCAAGGCATCCCCCGAAACTGCATAAAACTCATATAGTGCAGAACACTTAAAAGCTCAGGGGAGGTGCAATGTTGTCTATAAGATACTGTGCAGACAGTCATTATTAAACACTTGAATCTGACTGTGTAATAAATCATGGTTGGGCATTTCTTTGGGCCTGGTTCAGCGAAAAAGTCCTTAATGTGCTAAGACTCAACTGAGAAAGCGTGAGAGCCTCTGCCTGCACGCTAAGCATCACCgcttgtattttaaaagtttattattttgttttgtgtgtatgaggtattttcctgcatatatgtctatccATCACTTGCAGATAGCACCCATGCGGGCTATAAGATGGCTTGAGAGcctttggaactagagttttAGAGGTGGTAAGGCatcgtgtaggtgctgggaatagaactcatgtcctctggaagagaagctcGTGCTTCAACcaccaagccatttctctagctcctgttatttgcatttatatatattaaatacatgttagtatatattatatatacattattaatATGTTGCGATAGATCAGTCATTAATCTGAGTGCTGTATTAGGTTTCTGACTACCCCCAATACCACCACCAGGTAAGAAAGCCCAAGCTGTCCACACTGAGGGTCTGTGTGGAAGAGAATGGAAACCCCTGGATGTCAGTGAGAACCAAACCACAAATACACAGTGAAGTCTGACTGTTTAAGCAAGGTCCCGGATATCTGTGCCATCCGGCTGACACCACACAAACCACAATGGAACTGTGTCGTGTCACATAACCATGAGCTAGTAAGTTTTGAGGTAGTTGGTAACACAGCAGGAGAAAATCAAACACCCATGTATCCTATCACCTCTCCACTCCTCTGGAAAGCTCTGGACCACCAGGTGGTGCTCTAATGTTCTCTAGAAGGACCTCACTCTGTTTCACAAATCACATCGCACAGAATCATAGCTAATTTATTGACAATTAACTGCTCATATGTCAACATGGCCACAAAGACTGCCCACGTGACCTGTCTTCTTGATCTTGTCACTTGTACATAGAAGGAGTGAAAACTTTTCACCATGTAAATCTGCCCACATCATTCCCAGGTTCTCCCCACTGTCAGAAGTCACTAGGCCACCCTCACATCAGCCTGCTCAGGAAGATGTTGGACAGGGACCCCTGTGCCTTCCTGTGAGTGGAAATCCTTGCTGTGTCTGGCAGAGAAGTACTTCTTAGGTGCAATATAGAATCCCCGAGGGTGGGTGCAAGTCTTGGCTTAAAGGCTTCACATCCCTTAAGGCCTGTCTCCAGGTATATAATCCCCATGTTCAGGAAGCCCAAAGTATAACTTCCCATTAGGTAGTTACAGTTTTTATCAGCTGTTGTTGAAAatgataattaattaattaattaacttactCACTCATTAGACAAGGTTTTTCTATCCTGCTGCTGCAGCATCCCAAAGCGCTAGAATTATAGCTGTATGCTACCATGCCCGGTAACAACTTAaacttttttagatttataaaaGGGGAGGTAGATAGCACAGAGTTCTCATGTATCTCACCCAAAGTGTCATTAAATTAGAGTTCTGTGTGAGTTTCAGTTTAAGGACCAATACGAGATGCTAGCATTATAAAGTCCATACTTTCTCCAATCTCCTTGTTCTGATGCTAACCCTTTCCTACCCCAGGACACATGCATATAGTTACTACTTCCCCTTTAAGCTCCTCTGGACTGTGGAAGTTTCTCAGATTGCCCTTGTTTGGGGGCACCTTCCACAGTTTGGAGGGGAATTGCTCAAGCATCTCATAGCATGTCCCTTAGTCAGGGCTTGGGATTCATGAGATGTTATGATTGGATTGAGGTTGTGAGTTGTGAGGCCACAAAGGTAAAAGGACAATTAAAAAGGTTAATTGTGGgcttggagggatggctcagctgttaaaggctaggctcacaactaaaaatataaaaatggtaatTGTGAtggagttctttttttcccccaaatatttgtgtgtgtaagtgttttgcctgcatgggtgAATGTGTACTGTGTACATGCAGTATTTGATGCctgaggaaaacagaaggggacATCTGatccctctggaactgggatAACAATCAGTtgtggccaccatgtgggtgatgggaacccaacctgggtcctctggaagagtagaaagcgctcttaaccactgagccatcattccagccccGCCATCTTTTAAGGAGGGCCTATCAAAATATCTGAGGCAAACcttaaactcatagcaatcctcctgactTAGTCCTCAGTCCTCTGAGTACTACACTACAGGTGTGCACCGGCATGTCCAGCTAAAGTATCTTTTGCTTGGCCTCATCACAAGGGTGCACACTGGTACCACAATCTGACGGTTAATGTGGACATGGTCATCTGGCTGGGGTAAGTGCATCAGTTTCTCGGGTACTTAGACATCTCCACACACACTCTTGGAAAGGCTACTAGCAGATGCAATCAGCACTTCAGGATGGGCATTATGCTCCATGCTTTGAGGACTGTGGGGCACACAGCTGAAATACTGTGGTGGTTTATCTTTTCACTGATTCATTCAGCTGCTTCTATCAGGATGGAATTGGGAATATTTATGTCATACTTTCAGCTACAACCCAGTATTGCTATATTATTTtgttgcttaatttttttcctccagcaTTGTCTGGGAACACTTTAAGTTGACCTGCGTCTTTCGGTATGATGGCATcagtgtgtgtgattgtgtgcatgtgtgtgtagttgttattttctttgctttttgtgggAGtgttaagacaaggtttctccatgtagccctggctgtctgagaacttaatctgtagaccagactggcctcaaactcagagatccacctgcttctcccttctgagtgctgggattaaaggcatgtgccatcaccctTGGtcgatttttttctttttaattaaacactttaaaggatttatttttctttctttatgtgtatgggtgtcttaCCTGCATGCATATCCATGTACCACATGCAGGCTCGGTTCCTATGGAAGCCAGAAACGGGTCCTGAATCCCggggaactggaattatagatggctgtttgttggctgccatgtgggtactgggaatcaaaactGCATCCTCTGGAAGcatccaatgctcttaactgctgagccgtctctccagccctatgcatagtatttctttatttttctggttcatcttgtttattttctgcctCATTTCTCCGAGGAGCCCTGGCTTCTTTTACTGAAGAATGGTATTAGGAACCAAGATCTCAGGCTTAGCtagtaaggtgcttgctgccaaacctgataacctgaattAGATACTagagatccacatggtggaagaagagaattgactcctgtaggtacacagacacacacacgcacgcacgcatgcgcacacacacacgcatgcatgcacacacaagacacCAAGATCGCTACACTGGGTGAGCTCTTTGCTATGGAGTATGATTATTTCTAGCAAAGAAATACATATGTGTTTGAAcccatgcatatgtgcatgtttttgtaaatactttaaaacagatcttgcctcaagtttatttgtgAAACAGCACTGGAACTGACCACCTGCAGACAGTGCGTGGGAGTGTCTGTCCCACGAGTTCATCTGTCTTCACATTAGCAGAGAGAAGCCTTCACACCTTTGAGAGTCTGAACTGGAGCTGCAGCTTCAGCCTTGGTTTGAGCTTGGGCTATACTTGGCATAGCCTGCAACCCTTAGCCATGTAGCCCGGAATCTGCTTCCCAGGCTTGGGGGAAGTGATGAAAGCAAGACAGTTGAGTTTGGAGTTGGGGCTTTGGTATCTTGGGCTTAACTGGTTGCCTTAGGCTTCCCAAGGGCCTTGATAGCCTCTGCATGTGAGCGCTTTGCCTTTGCATCGcttgcctgcatcttcttcaggcctttcttgtgcttcttggcaaagcgTATGTTCCGCAGGAATGTTTGGAGTTGGCCCCCTTAAGAAATTTGTATCTTTGTGACAGGTGTTTCTTGATGCCTTTTCTGTGCCATTTTTGGAATTGGCTGTGTGTGGTATGGTTTCTGGACTTTGCGATGTCTGCATGGTAACCATGGTCCAGAAGTGCCTAGGACTTCTCTGTAAACAGTTATATACGTAATCACTCACCTCTAAATTATGCTGAACGTGAGTTCATTTGCTATCTCCCGCTCTCATTCATGCTAGTTCCCTCCCCAGGAGTCATATTTATCTAAAGAGCGTTGCTCAGTAACTTGTCATATATGTCTCTGTTtccgaaaacaaacaaaacaaaacaaaaacaaaaacaccgaAAAAAGTTTGAGTTTAACAAGTAACCAAAAGTCAAATTCACATGTAGAAGGGGAAGGGCATGGTGGCTAGCTTTCTGTCCAGTCTCTTCCACGTGCTCCCCACTGTTCTGAGAACAAAGAACAAGTTTTTCGGCCTCGAAGGCTTTGCTGAGTCCTGGCTCTTGTCTAGCACAGCCCCATTTCCTACCATGTTCCTACCTGGGTCTCCCACTGTGACCATGCCCCTTCCttcccatgctccctgccctCCCTTTCACCCACCCCAGGGTGTCTGCCCACACTAGTTCTCTGCTGAATCTCTTTTCCCTGCTCTTTATCCAGTTGTCATCTATAACCTGCCCATCTTGGCTCAGTCCTCACTTCTGCTGGAAAGCTGTCTCATCCCCAAGACTGGGCCAGCATCCTGCCTGAAACACGTAGAGCACATTGTATCTGTTCGGCAGCCCTTACTCAGCTGCAGTGTGACCTGTTGCTATCCCTTTCTTCTGGAATCCCACAGGAATTTCTTAAAGACAGGGATGGGCTCTGCCTAGTTGCTAGTATACAACAGGAGTTCCAAAACTGAGAAGTCTGCATGTCTCAATCTTTATTCAAAGAGAATTTATCGAGAACCTCCTAGGTGTTGGCTCCTTTGAAAGTCTCTGGACTTTCACcagggagagaagcagacactttgttgcttctttgtttgtttggttggtgttttggttatggagacagtgtttctctgtgtaaccctggccgTCTTGGAATgccctctgtagaccaaactggccacaatagcagagatccacctgtctctgccttctaggcatgCGCCACATCTACTCTTTATAGGATGGCCTGGGCAGGTGTCCCTGAGAAGGTGACATGTGAGCAAAGACTTGAGTGAAGTGAAGGAGCAGAGTAACCTCTGAGGACACGCTGTGAGGCAGGACGGCACAGGACAGGGGAGGGATTATGGCCACGCTAATGGCTGGGATCTCGTGGCATTGCATAAGTCCTGAGTCTGTTTACGGGATGGAAGACTTGACCTTCAAGTGGGATCTTTGCACCATGTCATATACCCGTGAGCTGTGGAAATGGGACTGCACAGGACCTGGTGCCAGGGCCAGCATCCCTGTAGAAATCCTAACAGGCCAGGCCTCCGGAATGATGGGGGAGCCGGGCCTGTTCATCTCTGGTGGCTCAGCACAGGACCTGGCAGTGTTGGCCCACAAGACTTCCAAGACAACCTTTGCACTCCTGGTGGGTGAGGACTAAATGCCTTTGGAGGAGGACCCATGAGCCTTTGCCAGTGAGACAGCTAAGGAGTCAGGGCAGGGCTTTCTCACCTTCTCTTATCTTCTGGATGGCATCTGATCACACAGGTGGAGTCCTAGTTATATGGTCATGATTCCCTTGGACAAAGGTGGACACTGATGTTCAGAGAGATGGTAAGACCTATGTGAGCTAGCCATCAAGTCTTCCCAGAAATCATAACCTTACGTTCCTTACAGTAAGTCCCCTTTCTGGGCTTGGCCTGGGCTCCCAAGCAAAAGAAGTTCCCCTTAAAACAGAAATCTGTGTAGGGGGCGATCCAGGGCAAGGGAGTGGCCAGATGCAGGAACCCCTCAggttgagggtgtgtgtgtgtgtgtgtgtgtgtgtgtgtgtgtgtgtgtgcaagtcaGACAGTCTGACCGCGAAGGGGCCGTGTAGGTGGCTTTGGAGGGTAAAGGTGTGCGTGGCCATGGACAATACCCCAGGAAGACACCCATCAGAAACGGAGGTGGGCAGAGGCTTCGTTTCAGCCTTCACGTGGCGCCCGTGAGCCATCGAGTCTCACGGAGTGATGAGAAGCTGGACCTGCAGGCCTTGAAGAGGATCCTGGGTTTTACCTGGGGTGGGAAAGGCATCCCCGGGTGAGCGGGGTCTCCCCAGTGGCGGGGGAGGGGTCTTCTCCTCCGCCTCTCCAACGcctcgccccgccccgcccctgcGCCCAGCGCCGCGGGCTCTTATCCTCAGGTTTCCCTCGCCAGCGCGTGCGGGCTAGACAGAGGTGGCCCTAGAGACGGCAGGGGCCGGGCACCAGCAgccacctccctctccctccccacgcTAACTCTCCGGGCGCCCTCGCCCGCCGCGGGCGGAGCTGGAACAGCGGCGCTCCATGATCCCCGCTCCCACCCTaccctgtcccttcctcctcGGAGCCCCCCAGCGGCCGACGCGGTGCAGCCCGGCCCGGAGCTAGCAGGTACGTGCGCCCGGGCAGCCGCTGAGGGAGGGCAGGGAAAGGGGGCGGGAGCCGGGGAGGGCGAGGCGGCGACCGGGCCGAGATCCGCGCACACCCTCGGCCGCCGGGAGCCCTGTGATCCCGCGTGCGGAGACTGGGAGGCCCGGCACGGCTCCGCACACCAACCGCGATCTGCCGGCGCAGGGCCCGAGGCGGGGAGTGGCAGCGAAGGACAGCTCTCCTGACCTCCCGGCCGGTCGAAGGACACGCGACCCGGGCACACTAGCGCACGCCGGCCCAGCCAAGCTCAGGCTCCCTGGACCATCCCGCTGCAATCGCTGACCGGCCGGGTCCGGCCTGGTCTGTCCGGTGGCGTTGGTGGTCAAGGGCAGGAGCAGGGGGTGTGAACTGCGGGCCGGCGGGCGCGGGGGAGGCGGGAGGCCGGGGTTCTGGGGCTTTCCGCGCGGAACTTTGGGTATAACAGCGTGGACCTGCGTGTGTGCATCTGCGCGCCCGAGGCTTTGTGTACTACGAGTGCGTGTGTCTATCGATTGGGTTTGCGAAGCTTCACCCAGCCTCGCAGTGTGTCGAGCTCCCGGGTGGGTGTCAGCGTGCGCCATGGGTGGGGGTGCTGGACTCGGGCAGGTCTGGGTGGATTCGGCTTAGATCTTAGCAGTGCTAGAGGTagcctttatttcctttctctctgtctccttccctctcgcATCCTTCCCTATCTCCCTCAATTTTACACTCTTGTGGGTACCACCAGAGTGACCCGTGGATCTGTGAGTCACACTTATTTCCGGGTTTGTGGGTATTGCTGTGGGAACAGTCCCGAAGGCTGTGAGTGTGGAACGGGAACGGGAGTGGGGGGTTCGGAGTGCTTGCCTTTTAGGAACTATAGGACAGCAGATACAATTGCTGGGGCTGTTTTGGGTTTGATCCGTGGGCACCAACATCTGTGTGACTCTGCTTATGTCTGGATAATTGATGAGCATGCCCTTGAGTAACTTACCAAGTGTCTAAAGACTAAACAGACATTTTAAAGCTATCAGAGAGACGACCTCCTTGTGTCTGCTCCTTCACCCAGGCATCCTAAGGAAAAAGTTTTGGGTAAAAGAGAGTCTTGCTCTAAGAATTTGGGTGCCCCCAGCTATCTTCTTGGATATGGAGGCTCTAATGTACCAGCCTAGGATAGGGGTTACAGGACACTCCCAAGTTCTTCAGGCCTGCTGAGGGCTTGATGGGTGGGGGCCACAAGTGGCACCTACTTTCAGGGTCTTAGCTTTTAGTACCAAGAGCAAAAAGTCAACCAGCACCTCCCTCCTTCCTATTTCTCCTCTGTGAACTGAGAGGAGATGGAGCAGGAGACAGGAACCCAGGGAGATTCAGAGGGATCTCTGCCCTTAGGATGCCCAAGGTTGATGTCTCAAGTGAGGGCTGAAAGAGCCAGGGAAGGAAGGTGGAACATGTGGGTTTGCAAGTGTTTAGGGAATAGAGATTATTGGGGTGCCCATTTTCAACTATTAGTCCCTAGTCCCCATACATACCGTGAGGTCTTGCTCTCGTTTTCTAAGATGGTGATAGAGCTGAGCTATTCCTGAGTGAGGCGCTAAGGTGACAGTCTAACAGGCAGTTGAAGCTCAGCAAGCGTGTATTAAACAGACACGTAGAGGAGGGACGCAGCCATGGAAAGGAGTTGTAAGCAGGACCAGCCTTTGAACTGAGATGAAAGACCATCTGCTTGCTAAGAGAACAAGTCCACATGGGAAGGTCAGAGAGACTTGCATTCAACCCCTTGGAGTTTTGCTCATTTATTCCTCTCATTTACCATCGCTTTATGTATTTGCTCCCGTTTGCACAGAAACACGGGCGCCCACAGAGCACTGGAGAATGACCTGAGAACACAGAGAACCAGCGTTCAGGTGTGTAAACACATCGGCACGAGAGTCACTCCAGGCCTAGGGTCTCTGTTACCTGGGCATTTAGTGCCTGGGCTGTGGATGTATGTGCCCGAAGGACGTCAGTGTATGTATGGGACATTGTGTGTCTGCTGTGAGATCAGAAGTGACACACCGGGGAGGTGTGCCTGTGGAGAAGAGTACAACCCGTCCAGTTACCAATGCCAGGTGTATGTTGTGAGGGGATGGTGGCCCAAGGCAGTCAGATTTGCAGGAGAAGGTGGGAATGAGAGCCTGTTGCATCCGCATGGCTCTAAGGATTGGCCTGACTGGGGCAgtaagggaaaggagaaaagacagacacatggGGAAGTCACCAGGCCATAGACTTGTGGGGGCCGGAGAGGCTAAAGCGGAcactttctgcacacactgtctgtATTTGCATTTGGACCTGGGGAAGGCTTTGCCCTCCCTCTGAGCCTCATGtggggaaggctttgccactTCTGTGGGACCAGTCCTTGAGATGGCCGTGCCCATGCCAACAGTACCTTCTCTGAGAACTTCACCTGCTTCCTACAGGAACTCGAAGCTTACGAggtgaaatcttttttttttttttttttttaatatcttggCAACTAATGCACCAAAACTCACTGAATAGAATCGGGAGTGAAATAAACAGAACTCCAGCGAACTCAGTCCAGTCCGTGGCTGTAGGTTGGTGGCCTTTTGGCGCAAGAGCATGTGTGCACTGAGTCTGTCTGGTATGTGTCCAGGGATTTGGTAGTGTTTCCtctttgcccccacccccagtccctgCCTACTTACACAGAGGTGTTTGGCTTTGAGCTCAGTTAAGGTTTTCCATTCTCCAGCTTCCTCTAAATTCCTCCGTCATGAAGACACCCATTATTAATACTTACTAAGTACTCTATAAACACCTTACACGTGGGCTACTGCAGCCTCTCCATTAGCACAGTGCAGGAGGGAGTAGTAGCAGTATTGTcactgggaaatttttttttcaatgagaaaactgaggcctgCAGAGGCTAATTGCACCCGCCACTGTGGAGTGGTGCCCCAGCACGGGCCACATCGCTCTGCTGTCCATAGCTCCCCACAGTTGTGCCAGGGACAAGTGGGATACTGAGCTTCAGCAGGCAATTTCAACTGGCATTATGTTTTCTCTTCTAGCTGCCAAGGGGCCAAGGCATGAGCTGGGGTTGTTCTTCCCAATGGCATCTCCCCCTGGTCTGGAACTGAAGACATTGAGCAATGGTCCCCAGGTTCCAAGGAGACCAGCCCCGCTGGGCCCAGTGGCGCCATCCAGGATGGGTGTGGAGAATGCCTGCTTCTTCTCTGAGGAGCATGAGACTCATTTCCAGAACCCTGGGGATGCCAGACTGGGTAGCACCCCCAGTCCCCCTGGAGGTGTCCCCTCACTGCCCCGGTCCCAGCGGGATGATCTTTCTCTGCATTCAGAGGAAGGGCCAGGCCTGGAACCTGTGAGCCGCCCAGTGGACTATGGCTTTGTTTCTGCTCTGGTTTTCTTGGTGAGCGGAATCCTCCTGGTGGTAACAGCATATGCCATCCCTCGAGAGGCCCGAGTCAACCCTGACACAGTGACAGCAAGGGAGATGGAGCGCCTGGAGATGTACTACGCCCGCTTGGGCTCGCATCTGGACAAGTGCATCATCGCGGGCCTGGGGCTGCTCACAGTGGGTGGCAtgcttctgtctgtgttgctCATGGTCTCTTTGTGCAAGGGTGAGCTGTACCGCAGGCAGACCTTTGTCCCTGGCAGGGGATCCAGGAAGACCTATGGCTCCATCAACCTGCGTATGAGGCAGCTTGCTGGGGATGGGGGCCAGGTCTTAGTGGAGAATGAGGTTGTCCAAGTCTCAGAGACCAGCTATACCACACAGGGCTCTTAAGTAAGAGTCCACCCTATCTTGCTGCTTTAGCTGAAGAGCTTGGAAGTCCCCCAAAACTTGGGGCTTCAAAGTGAGATCCACAGAGGGCCCTGTGGAGGGAGTTTTGGTGCTGGGGTGGGAGCAGCCTGGGTTCTGGCTTAGGCCCTACTCAGGCAAGCACTGCTGATGTGTTTTGCAGCTTGAAGTTTTTGCATAAGGCTTTGTTTGGAGGATGGCTTCTGCtgctaaaaatacatttttggaaACCACTGCTCTTAGAAGATGAGGTTGCTTGGCATTTCTCAGGGTTGGGACTCATGCGAAAGGGTGACCCCCGTTCCTCATGCCTTGGGAATTCTGAGACCCCACTGTCTTCACTAGCCAATTGAGAGTGTTGGGTGATCATCTGGAATAGAGCGTGGCTTCATGGTGATGGGAGAAGTCGGTTCTGAGTTGACCCCCTGCAGTACCCAACTGACTGAACCAtaacccttccctctccaggcCTCGGTTGCTCCATCTCTAAAGTGAGGAATAGGATTGGGTGAGCCACCGTGAGCCACATCTGCCCTGGGAATAGGAAGCCAGTCTGCCTCTGGCCAACCTACAAAGAGGGATGAAGGTTTTTGACAGGGACTGACCATTGTCAGTGCCACCTTCTGGCCTGCATTGGTGACTCCCAGTGCcaggagcagtggttctcatggTCCTGCTACAGAGCCTGGGTGAACGGGTTTGGTTCAATCCAGAATTTGACCCAGTGTGAATTGGTCTTGGAATTTGGTTTCCTATGATGGCTGATTTTCTGCAGTGGTTCCTTTCAAAAGCGCACTGGGCACCTAGGTGTGAGGACTTGGTTGTATTTCTGTGGGCATGTTGGGGGTTTatcacctccccctcccccttagTGAGCTGTTACTTAGGCCTGATCTCATCCTGGTAGCAGAAAACAGTTTTCCTTAATGCTGAATTAGTAatgtctgcctttccttctcAGTGAATTTCAGTTGCCAGTCATCTGCGGGGGACATATAAGGTACACTTAAGTGGCCTGGAGACTCCAGCCACATGGATTGCTGTTGGCATTCTGTCTTCAGTGAAGTATTTCTGGGATCCCTCCAAACTTTATTTAAACTTCTGACA
This portion of the Microtus ochrogaster isolate Prairie Vole_2 linkage group LG8, MicOch1.0, whole genome shotgun sequence genome encodes:
- the Tmem74b gene encoding transmembrane protein 74B, whose amino-acid sequence is MASPPGLELKTLSNGPQVPRRPAPLGPVAPSRMGVENACFFSEEHETHFQNPGDARLGSTPSPPGGVPSLPRSQRDDLSLHSEEGPGLEPVSRPVDYGFVSALVFLVSGILLVVTAYAIPREARVNPDTVTAREMERLEMYYARLGSHLDKCIIAGLGLLTVGGMLLSVLLMVSLCKGELYRRQTFVPGRGSRKTYGSINLRMRQLAGDGGQVLVENEVVQVSETSYTTQGS